A single Streptomyces sannanensis DNA region contains:
- a CDS encoding transglycosylase SLT domain-containing protein, which translates to MSRISVRGFAVASATAVTTVGAIAGVATGSPQPSNDNFEATAADMTLLADIPVGQQAEVQTASLTQQADAQASAADAAAKKSAEEAARIQAAEDAKAKKVAAKEAKEAEEAKLAEKREKELAASRSAVRSASSFAAKGSYTVGEVQAMARQMIPGDQFQCFSNIVNHESTWNYRAVNPSSGAYGLVQALPGSKMSSAGADWQTNPATQIKWGLDYMNGRYGSPCGAWSFWQANHWY; encoded by the coding sequence GTGAGCCGGATCTCGGTCCGGGGATTCGCAGTGGCCTCGGCCACCGCGGTCACCACCGTCGGTGCCATCGCGGGCGTTGCCACGGGCAGCCCTCAGCCTTCGAACGACAACTTCGAGGCGACCGCGGCGGACATGACGCTCCTCGCAGACATACCCGTCGGCCAGCAGGCCGAGGTGCAGACCGCGTCCCTGACGCAGCAGGCCGACGCGCAGGCGTCCGCCGCCGACGCGGCCGCGAAGAAGTCCGCCGAGGAAGCGGCCCGTATCCAGGCCGCCGAGGACGCCAAGGCGAAGAAGGTAGCCGCCAAGGAGGCCAAGGAGGCCGAAGAGGCGAAGCTCGCCGAGAAGCGCGAGAAGGAGCTGGCCGCCAGCCGTTCCGCCGTGCGCTCCGCCTCCAGCTTCGCCGCGAAGGGCTCCTACACGGTCGGCGAGGTCCAGGCGATGGCACGGCAGATGATCCCCGGCGATCAGTTCCAGTGCTTCAGCAACATCGTGAACCACGAGTCCACCTGGAACTACCGGGCGGTGAACCCGTCCTCCGGTGCCTACGGTCTCGTCCAGGCGCTGCCCGGCTCCAAGATGTCGTCCGCCGGCGCCGACTGGCAGACCAACCCGGCCACTCAGATCAAGTGGGGCCTTGACTACATGAACGGCCGCTACGGCAGCCCCTGCGGCGCCTGGTCGTTCTGGCAGGCCAACCACTGGTACTAG